Proteins encoded by one window of Halomonas chromatireducens:
- a CDS encoding YaeQ family protein — MASKATIHKAQLQIADMDRHYYADHSLTVARHPSETDERMMVRLLAFSRHATESLAFGRGLSTDDEPDLWVKDLTGAIEHWIQLGQPDEKDIRKACGRARQVTLYTYSGHGAALWWEQHHTKLAALPNLSVIDVDTASVQALAELAARSMSLNCTIQDGMLWLASPEQSVEVTLSERQRAK; from the coding sequence ATGGCTTCGAAGGCAACGATTCACAAGGCCCAGCTGCAGATTGCTGACATGGATCGACATTACTATGCAGACCACTCGCTGACCGTAGCACGCCACCCCTCAGAAACCGACGAACGCATGATGGTGCGGTTGCTGGCGTTTTCACGCCATGCAACCGAGTCCTTGGCTTTCGGCCGGGGCCTCAGTACCGATGACGAGCCGGACCTCTGGGTGAAGGACCTGACCGGGGCCATCGAGCACTGGATACAGCTCGGCCAGCCTGATGAAAAAGATATTCGCAAGGCCTGCGGCCGTGCTCGCCAGGTCACGCTCTATACCTACAGTGGGCATGGCGCAGCGCTTTGGTGGGAGCAGCATCACACCAAGCTCGCCGCCCTTCCCAATCTGTCAGTGATCGATGTCGACACCGCATCGGTTCAAGCATTGGCTGAATTGGCGGCAAGGAGCATGTCGCTGAACTGCACCATTCAGGATGGCATGCTCTGGCTGGCCAGCCCCGAGCAGTCGGTGGAAGTGACACTCAGCGAACGCCAGCGAGCGAAATGA